From one uncultured Paludibacter sp. genomic stretch:
- the gpo gene encoding Glutathione peroxidase has translation MNINNFNMKLLISMFMLSFLISGTGFSQTFYXXKANGLDGKEINMSDYKGKVVLVVNTASKCGFTPQFAGLEELYKKYKDQGLVILGFPCNQFANQDPGTNAEIGEFCTKNYGVTFQMMEKIDVNGKNAHPLYKYLKKALPGTLTDTIKWNFTKFLIDKKGTPVKRFAPNVKPADIEQDIVAALK, from the coding sequence ATGAATATAAATAATTTTAATATGAAACTATTAATATCTATGTTTATGTTATCTTTTTTGATTTCAGGAACAGGTTTTTCCCAAACTTTTTACGANTTNAAAGCCAATGGTTTGGACGGCAAAGAAATTAATATGAGCGATTATAAAGGCAAAGTTGTGCTGGTGGTAAATACGGCAAGTAAATGTGGTTTCACTCCTCAATTTGCAGGACTGGAAGAACTTTATAAAAAATATAAAGACCAAGGATTGGTTATTTTAGGTTTCCCCTGCAATCAGTTTGCTAATCAAGATCCGGGTACAAATGCTGAAATTGGAGAATTCTGCACTAAGAATTATGGAGTTACTTTTCAAATGATGGAAAAAATTGATGTGAATGGAAAGAATGCCCATCCGCTTTATAAATATTTGAAAAAAGCATTACCCGGAACTCTTACAGATACTATAAAATGGAATTTTACCAAATTTTTAATTGATAAAAAAGGAACGCCGGTAAAACGTTTTGCACCGAATGTAAAACCTGCTGATATAGAACAAGACATTGTTGCTGCATTAAAATAA
- a CDS encoding putative S-adenosylmethionine-dependent methytransferase (Evidence 3 : Putative function from multiple computational evidences): MTTLYLIPTTLGETELDXILPXYNAEIXSXLKYFIVEDVRTARRFLKKVNKEINIDELTFFILNQHTDLKEISEFLKPLNEGNDVGVISEAGCPAIADPGADVVALAQQQNIKVIPLIGPSSILLSLMASGFNGQSFAFLGYLPVQQLDRIKELRRLENRIYSENQTQIFIETPYRNMKMLDDILSTCQQNTKLCIAADITLETEFIKTKPVSAWKTQKPDLNKRPCIFLLYK, from the coding sequence ATGACAACACTCTATCTNATCCCAACCACGCTCGGAGAAACTGAATTAGACANAATTCTNCCNGNATACAACGCTGAAATTNTTTCNGNGTTGAAATATTTCATTGTGGAAGATGTACGAACTGCACGACGTTTTTTAAAAAAAGTAAACAAAGAAATCAATATTGATGAATTGACATTTTTTATTCTAAATCAACACACCGATTTAAAAGAAATTTCTGAGTTTTTAAAGCCTTTAAATGAAGGAAACGATGTTGGAGTTATCTCTGAAGCGGGTTGTCCTGCTATTGCAGACCCGGGAGCAGATGTGGTGGCATTAGCACAGCAGCAAAACATAAAAGTAATTCCATTAATTGGTCCTTCTTCTATTTTATTATCTTTGATGGCATCGGGTTTTAACGGACAAAGTTTTGCTTTTTTGGGTTATCTTCCAGTACAACAGTTGGATAGAATTAAAGAATTAAGAAGGTTGGAAAATCGCATTTATTCCGAAAACCAAACGCAAATTTTCATAGAAACTCCTTATCGTAATATGAAAATGCTGGATGATATACTTTCCACTTGTCAACAAAACACCAAACTTTGTATTGCGGCAGATATTACACTCGAAACGGAATTTATAAAAACAAAACCGGTTTCGGCGTGGAAAACGCAAAAACCGGATTTGAACAAACGTCCGTGTATATTTTTGTTGTATAAATAA
- a CDS encoding exported hypothetical protein (Evidence 5 : Unknown function), translated as MKHIFISVLLLVTLFLNAQNNLENISKALNSQLKKELKKYPRNEQDSFQVLDFFKIDSMKNLSLRVKWYNPYIKQYTVTLSEVPLEKITTIGKDINVVFFTEENSVKTTTTQIQANGKASTPEIIYSNMFFTEINKEQQNRRFRDKIIKIFKKAGYEISFEIWYD; from the coding sequence ATGAAACATATTTTTATTTCGGTATTACTTTTAGTTACATTGTTTTTGAATGCCCAAAATAACCTTGAAAACATATCAAAAGCATTGAATTCACAACTCAAAAAAGAACTGAAAAAATATCCGAGAAACGAACAGGATTCTTTTCAGGTTTTAGATTTTTTCAAAATAGATTCAATGAAAAATCTATCGCTTAGAGTAAAGTGGTATAATCCTTATATTAAACAATACACCGTCACATTATCTGAAGTACCATTGGAAAAAATAACAACCATAGGCAAAGATATTAATGTAGTATTTTTTACGGAAGAAAATTCCGTGAAAACCACTACCACACAAATTCAAGCCAACGGAAAAGCATCAACACCTGAAATTATTTATTCCAATATGTTTTTTACCGAAATAAATAAAGAACAGCAAAACCGCCGATTTAGAGATAAGATAATCAAGATTTTCAAAAAAGCCGGATACGAAATCAGTTTCGAAATTTGGTACGATTAA
- a CDS encoding hypothetical protein (Evidence 5 : Unknown function): MEWIFVLCGDFFCEKLLSTTTFPISHSKKSKDSKTQTTKILKILKIKLLLIGAFIIIYPSAFSENKVGNDTIIKISDKSYQFKYXXQGTNLEERVVLTNGKFMNEFVSVGQYEVTQGYKXKVLYEKNGNVYYRYWNFRDSTKQKKYNGDKIFRMEKNNFVETTQPLYSKYKGAKVGAYTVPFRLRGIGSEDFDFETALSLQANVAFGFGKITQENSCFDVSWGLGLTRVDLNSKNSLVTENRTATALTTSLGIVIKPEKYVNLGVFIGWDFLGKNDQDIKWIYNNKPWLGVGINISFDEIKTDKSANNLNNP, translated from the coding sequence ATGGAATGGATATTTGTTTTGTGTGGTGATTTTTTTTGTGAAAAATTACTCTCCACAACAACATTTCCAATATCCCATTCAAAAAAAAGTAAAGATTCTAAAACACAAACAACTAAAATTTTGAAAATTTTGAAAATAAAACTACTACTAATTGGCGCTTTTATTATAATATACCCTAGTGCATTTTCTGAAAACAAGGTTGGGAACGATACTATCATTAAAATTTCCGATAAAAGTTATCAATTTAAGTACGANTTNCAAGGAACAAATCTTGAAGAACGTGTTGTTTTAACAAATGGCAAATTTATGAACGAATTTGTGTCCGTTGGTCAATATGAAGTTACACAAGGATACAAANTCAAAGTATTGTACGAAAAAAATGGTAATGTATATTATAGATACTGGAATTTCAGAGATTCTACAAAACAAAAAAAATACAACGGTGACAAAATATTCAGAATGGAAAAAAATAACTTTGTAGAAACAACACAGCCATTATATAGTAAATACAAAGGTGCAAAAGTTGGCGCTTACACAGTTCCTTTCAGATTAAGAGGTATTGGCAGTGAAGATTTTGACTTTGAAACGGCATTATCACTCCAGGCTAATGTTGCCTTTGGGTTTGGTAAGATTACGCAGGAAAATTCCTGTTTTGATGTTTCGTGGGGTTTGGGGCTTACGCGAGTTGATTTAAACAGTAAAAACAGCTTAGTTACCGAAAACAGAACCGCAACAGCACTAACAACATCGTTGGGAATTGTAATTAAACCGGAAAAATATGTGAATTTGGGTGTATTTATCGGCTGGGATTTTTTGGGCAAAAACGACCAAGACATAAAATGGATTTACAATAACAAACCCTGGTTAGGTGTAGGAATTAACATCAGTTTTGACGAAATAAAAACTGATAAATCAGCAAATAATCTCAACAATCCATAA
- a CDS encoding hypothetical protein (Evidence 5 : Unknown function) — protein MNTIKFFITTLILLINLVFLSAQKIDIDNEKYADADISFDIDNSVFDKTEFMGTVMYESNTKHYAFLQVMLIPKSYDYYKKTLASYDFTIVENTQNIIKKTIKSGNKEAYMISYQTNNAEDELVHEIYVIKNNNNTTIMITNDYDLSEKLYFGEAGKFAVFSAKVLKY, from the coding sequence ATGAATACAATCAAATTTTTCATAACCACATTGATTCTTTTGATCAATCTTGTCTTTTTGAGTGCACAAAAAATTGATATTGATAATGAAAAATATGCTGATGCAGATATTTCTTTTGATATTGACAATTCTGTATTTGACAAAACTGAATTTATGGGAACAGTTATGTATGAATCAAATACGAAACACTATGCATTTTTACAAGTGATGCTTATCCCCAAAAGTTATGATTATTATAAAAAAACGTTAGCATCCTATGACTTTACCATTGTAGAAAATACACAGAACATAATTAAAAAAACAATAAAATCAGGAAATAAAGAAGCGTATATGATTTCATACCAAACAAATAATGCTGAAGATGAATTAGTCCATGAAATATATGTTATAAAGAACAATAACAACACAACAATAATGATAACAAACGACTATGATTTAAGTGAAAAACTATACTTTGGCGAAGCAGGCAAGTTTGCTGTATTTTCGGCTAAAGTACTTAAATACTGA
- a CDS encoding conserved exported hypothetical protein (Evidence 4 : Unknown function but conserved in other organisms) produces the protein MRKLFFSIVLXXFXLQLTAQNXIQGKVTDENNQPLAGASVTLKQTSNTVITXRKGEFEFSNLTDYAYTILVKYIGYENVEQNVKTGSSIVVRMERSAVSLEEVTVSATRANDRSPMAYTNVSKEEIEKQNLGQDLPYLLTLTPSFISTSDAGTGIGYTGFRIRGTDANRTNVTINSIPYNDSESHGVFFVDLPDFASSLNSVQVQRGVGTSTNGAAAFGASINFQTEKMIPXPYAEIGTSVGSFNTMKNTLKVGTGLMNKFAVDIRLSNLMSDGYIDRASVNMQSYFLSAGYYGDKTLLKFITFGGKEKSYQAWNGVDLDNQERTYNELGKYTDNEGNTQFYDKQTDNYGQYHYQLLLTQELAPSLNLNAALHYTRGIGYYEEYKEGRKYVEYGLTPDTINNSXLKKTDLVRQKWLDNHFGGFTFSLNQKKEKYDLTFGGAANKYFGDHYGKVIWARYANNLDPEHQYYFNKSTKTDANIFTKLNYEIIKNLNAFVDLQYRYINLEMKGKDDKYDETTGEMRELVSPSPFHFFNPKIGLNYQINNSNILYSSFAIANREPNRNNYTDAGPNEKPTSERLYDTELGYKFLSPRFSFGTNLYYMKYKXQLILTGKISEIGELLTSNIPDSYRSGIEFIVGAKIVDGLRWDANLTLSRNKIKAITEYVDAYDADWNWLETKEINYTNTDISYSPSVIYNNILTYIFKGFETTFTSSYVSRQYIDNTSSIDRSINPYFVNNLRLGYSWKLKALKSIDFNLLINNIFNAEYETNGYNWYTYYLDGTRINEKRYFPQAGTNVLGSVTLKF, from the coding sequence ATGAGAAAGTTATTTTTTTCAATCGTGCTTNCATTNTTTGNATTACAACTTACAGCACAAAACNTTATTCAAGGTAAAGTAACAGACGAAAACAACCAACCGCTNGCAGGAGCTTCTGTTACGCTTAAACAAACATCAAACACAGTTATCACCAANCGAAAAGGTGAATTTGAATTCAGCAATTTAACCGATTATGCTTATACCATATTGGTTAAATATATTGGTTATGAAAATGTGGAACAAAACGTAAAAACAGGTTCCAGCATAGTTGTCAGAATGGAACGCTCGGCGGTTTCACTGGAAGAAGTAACTGTTTCCGCTACACGTGCTAACGACCGCTCTCCAATGGCGTACACCAATGTTTCCAAAGAAGAAATTGAAAAACAAAATTTAGGACAGGATTTGCCCTATTTGTTAACTCTTACGCCTTCGTTTATTTCCACATCCGATGCAGGAACCGGCATAGGTTATACCGGATTTCGCATTAGAGGAACAGATGCAAATCGCACAAATGTAACAATCAACAGTATTCCTTACAACGATTCCGAATCGCACGGCGTATTTTTTGTGGACTTACCGGACTTTGCATCTTCTTTGAATTCCGTACAAGTTCAACGNGGTGTAGGAACTTCAACCAACGGAGCTGCAGCTTTTGGGGCNAGCATCAATTTCCAAACGGAAAAAATGATTCCGNTACCTTACGCAGAAATTGGAACGTCCGTAGGNTCTTTTAATACAATGAAAAATACATTAAAAGTGGGGACTGGTTTAATGAATAAATTCGCTGTTGACATTCGACTGTCCAACTTGATGTCTGATGGTTATATCGACAGAGCTTCAGTAAATATGCAATCCTATTTTCTTTCGGCAGGNTATTACGGCGATAAAACGTTATTGAAATTTATCACTTTCGGTGGAAAAGAAAAAAGTTACCAAGCGTGGAACGGTGTGGATTTGGATAATCAAGAACGCACATACAATGAACTTGGAAAGTACACCGATAACGAAGGAAATACACAGTTTTACGACAAACAAACTGACAATTACGGACAATATCATTATCAACTCCTTCTCACACAAGAACTTGCTCCTTCGTTGAATTTAAATGCAGCTTTGCATTACACACGCGGAATTGGTTATTACGAAGAATACAAAGAAGGACGAAAATACGTGGAGTATGGTTTAACTCCCGACACAATCAACAATTCTCNATTGAAAAAAACGGATTTGGTACGTCAAAAATGGCTTGATAATCATTTCGGCGGATTTACTTTTTCTTTGAACCAAAAAAAAGAAAAATATGATTTGACATTTGGTGGCGCAGCCAATAAATATTTTGGAGATCATTACGGAAAAGTAATTTGGGCTCGTTATGCAAACAATTTAGATCCGGAACATCAATACTATTTTAATAAAAGCACCAAAACCGATGCAAATATTTTCACTAAACTGAATTATGAAATAATTAAAAATTTAAACGCGTTCGTGGACTTACAATATCGCTATATCAACTTGGAAATGAAAGGAAAAGACGATAAATACGATGAAACCACAGGCGAAATGCGGGAGTTAGTCAGCCCTTCTCCTTTTCATTTTTTCAACCCCAAAATAGGTTTAAATTACCAAATTAATAATTCAAATATCTTATATTCTTCATTTGCTATTGCCAATCGTGAACCAAATCGTAACAATTATACCGATGCAGGACCTAATGAAAAACCCACCAGCGAACGTCTTTACGACACGGAATTAGGTTATAAATTTTTATCTCCCCGTTTTAGCTTTGGAACTAACTTATATTATATGAAATATAAAAANCAGTTGATATTAACCGGAAAAATCAGTGAAATAGGAGAATTGCTAACTTCCAATATACCTGACAGTTATCGTTCAGGTATTGAATTTATTGTAGGAGCAAAAATCGTGGACGGATTGCGTTGGGATGCAAATTTAACTTTAAGCCGCAATAAAATTAAAGCCATAACAGAATATGTGGATGCTTACGATGCCGATTGGAATTGGCTTGAAACAAAAGAAATCAATTATACAAATACAGATATTTCCTACTCACCAAGCGTAATATACAATAATATTCTNACTTATATTTTTAAAGGATTTGAAACAACTTTTACATCATCGTATGTCAGCCGACAATACATCGACAATACGTCAAGTATTGACCGCTCAATAAATCCTTATTTTGTAAACAATTTACGTCTTGGATATTCTTGGAAACTGAAAGCGTTGAAATCTATTGATTTTAATTTATTGATAAATAATATTTTCAATGCTGAATATGAAACAAACGGTTATAATTGGTACACNTATTATTTAGACGGTACAAGAATAAATGAGAAACGTTATTTCCCTCAGGCAGGAACAAATGTATTGGGTTCGGTAACGTTAAAGTTTTGA
- a CDS encoding hypothetical protein (Evidence 5 : Unknown function): MKLSKNREKYLLEKYFQTKNTKNIPSHITQFGCRDCDTTDEDLFFITQYVTEIDRLSLGGSLVTKDGLEYLKKLTKVNYLDLAEVPLSDENLDCILHLQEVDYLYIKHTKVTSKGISQILQSFPKLETLLADIENDEESLIEFWKNKYPKCELIISFNL, encoded by the coding sequence ATGAAATTATCAAAAAACAGAGAAAAATATTTACTCGAAAAGTATTTTCAAACAAAGAATACTAAAAATATACCGAGCCATATAACTCAGTTTGGTTGTCGTGATTGTGATACCACTGATGAAGATTTATTTTTCATTACTCAATATGTTACAGAAATAGACCGTCTTTCATTAGGCGGATCTTTGGTAACAAAAGATGGATTGGAATATCTAAAAAAACTGACTAAAGTAAATTATCTTGATTTAGCGGAAGTACCATTGTCTGATGAAAATTTAGACTGCATACTTCATTTGCAAGAGGTAGATTATTTATACATTAAGCACACCAAAGTAACGTCAAAAGGAATTTCACAAATACTACAATCGTTTCCAAAACTCGAAACTTTGCTTGCCGACATTGAAAATGATGAAGAAAGTTTAATTGAATTTTGGAAAAATAAATATCCAAAGTGTGAATTAATCATTAGTTTTAATCTATAA
- a CDS encoding putative Response regulator containing a CheY-like receiver domain and an HTH DNA-binding domain (Evidence 3 : Putative function from multiple computational evidences): MNEVKKKIINDIHNVSNYLPGVVIINDVVQNKVVYMSQRGLDXLXVTXXXXXSXGXDYXYKYFNEDDVNXYXPXYLXXIEKNXXEXKITIFXQVRXXXDXPWIWYLSVAKILLQEDGIPTLTITIAQSVTELVNISNKLDKLMEEHLFLKESVHKFSSLSHRXKQVLSLLALGKTNDEIAQMLYISINTAKTHRKKIKEKLNAFTTIHLHKYASVFNLI; encoded by the coding sequence ATGAATGAAGTTAAGAAGAAAATAATTAATGATATACACAATGTGTCAAATTATTTACCTGGGGTAGTAATTATAAATGATGTTGTTCAAAATAAAGTAGTTTATATGTCTCAAAGAGGTTTGGATATNTTAAANGTTACTNTAGANGANNTGGANAGTATNGGNANTGATTATTTNTATAAATACTTTAATGAGGATGATGTNAATANATATTTNCCNANGTATTTAGANNTNATTGAAAAAAATNANNTAGAANATAAAATTACNATTTTCCANCAAGTGCGTNCNGNNNTAGATNAACCGTGGATTTGGTATTTATCTGTTGCGAAAATACTACTGCAAGAAGATGGAATTCCCACTTTGACTATAACTATTGCTCAATCGGTAACAGAATTAGTCAATATTTCAAATAAACTGGATAAACTTATGGAAGAACATTTGTTCTTAAAAGAAAGTGTTCATAAATTTTCATCTTTAAGTCATCGTGANAAGCAAGTATTATCGCTTTTAGCTCTCGGAAAAACCAATGACGAAATAGCCCAAATGCTTTATATTTCTATAAACACAGCTAAAACCCACCGAAAAAAAATTAAGGAAAAACTTAACGCTTTCACCACTATCCATCTTCATAAATACGCCAGTGTATTTAATTTGATTTAA
- a CDS encoding exported hypothetical protein (Evidence 5 : Unknown function) encodes MNKKILTLVFVLSSFSLSAQYIMKSDYKNISSNQTENNFNRLLTTPTIPELNIITLSGQEKKLGSFIESKRKFKDKPFIIISTYTFCSGCIDICDSLKIKGLSDKYDVFLILERYDGKTINDDAIKNFFQKEKVKRLKNDFNLVSADEKEFRNTFIASATPLFALFDKDKRFVYSYIWMSYEAIDKVVFNGLNLINQNLMKREMTWLNKEGFPTNPNSKDASFFYSVKDLAMNKVTFKYGEKSNLQFESEFLIKNGYMYNDGKTITNKVSHNTDGSVKLTPISEINYKEGYPTIPYTSFYENGKVETKNPLNGTMYKYTNDGNVKMKGSVKNGVGEGVFYYYKEGTDTLLYSITFKNGILEGEYVEYNDDGKTIKKKGKYHENKWVTE; translated from the coding sequence ATGAATAAGAAAATATTGACACTCGTTTTTGTTTTATCATCCTTTTCATTATCAGCACAATACATAATGAAATCCGATTATAAAAATATTTCTTCTAATCAAACAGAGAATAATTTTAACAGATTGCTTACTACACCTACAATTCCTGAATTAAATATTATTACACTATCCGGACAAGAAAAAAAACTTGGTTCATTCATTGAATCAAAAAGAAAATTTAAAGACAAACCATTTATAATTATCTCTACATACACCTTCTGTTCGGGATGTATTGATATTTGTGATTCATTAAAAATAAAAGGTTTATCTGATAAATACGATGTATTTCTAATTTTAGAAAGATATGACGGTAAAACCATTAACGATGACGCGATAAAAAATTTCTTTCAAAAAGAAAAAGTGAAACGATTGAAAAATGATTTTAATCTTGTTTCCGCTGACGAAAAAGAATTTAGAAATACTTTTATTGCTTCAGCTACACCGCTATTTGCTTTATTCGATAAAGATAAAAGATTTGTTTATTCATACATTTGGATGAGTTATGAAGCAATTGATAAAGTTGTATTTAATGGATTGAACTTAATTAATCAAAATTTAATGAAAAGGGAAATGACTTGGCTAAACAAAGAAGGTTTTCCTACAAATCCTAACTCAAAAGACGCCTCTTTTTTTTATTCAGTAAAAGATCTTGCAATGAATAAAGTTACTTTTAAATATGGAGAAAAATCTAATCTACAGTTTGAAAGTGAATTTCTTATAAAAAATGGATATATGTACAACGATGGAAAAACGATTACTAATAAAGTATCACATAACACCGATGGCTCGGTAAAACTTACACCAATTTCAGAAATTAATTATAAAGAAGGATATCCAACAATACCTTACACTTCTTTTTATGAAAATGGCAAAGTAGAAACTAAAAATCCATTGAACGGAACAATGTATAAATATACAAATGACGGTAACGTTAAAATGAAAGGATCTGTAAAAAATGGCGTTGGTGAAGGTGTATTTTACTATTATAAAGAAGGTACAGATACATTACTTTATAGTATAACATTTAAAAATGGAATTTTAGAAGGTGAATACGTGGAATATAACGATGACGGAAAAACGATAAAAAAGAAGGGTAAATATCATGAAAATAAATGGGTTACTGAATAA
- a CDS encoding hypothetical protein (Evidence 5 : Unknown function), protein MKQLILIIAILLTAVNVEAQYQSIKKITSEINEILIRAQGQKISPQTDFVTIAKNIFGTQQAIGDSVETNAFEFLENEKLKNENDFKYIVKDDFYGDYILKYNLTTEVTDSSICKNGGTYYQYYYIFDYENFENIQTFDYIKSNSNLSIVILNFNKGKNYYSNKYNLAIYNNGVCSINNTDDMLSSLLGFKSDYIQSLRFLVLKKDVKSLSTLLENLMKQMKKADQD, encoded by the coding sequence ATGAAACAACTTATCTTAATTATAGCTATTCTATTGACTGCGGTAAATGTAGAAGCTCAGTACCAGTCCATAAAAAAAATAACTTCGGAAATAAACGAGATATTAATTCGAGCTCAAGGACAGAAAATTAGTCCTCAAACCGATTTTGTGACCATCGCGAAAAATATATTTGGTACTCAACAAGCAATCGGTGATTCTGTGGAAACAAATGCTTTTGAGTTTTTAGAAAATGAAAAACTTAAAAATGAAAACGATTTTAAATATATTGTAAAAGATGATTTTTATGGAGATTACATTTTAAAATACAATTTAACTACGGAAGTTACGGATAGTAGTATTTGCAAAAACGGTGGAACTTATTATCAGTATTATTACATTTTCGATTACGAAAATTTTGAGAACATACAAACTTTTGATTATATAAAATCAAACTCTAATCTTTCCATTGTGATTCTGAATTTTAACAAAGGGAAAAATTATTATTCGAATAAATATAATTTAGCTATCTACAATAACGGGGTTTGCAGTATAAATAATACGGATGATATGTTGTCGTCATTGCTTGGTTTTAAGTCAGATTATATACAATCACTGCGGTTTTTAGTACTCAAAAAAGATGTGAAAAGTCTAAGCACACTTTTAGAAAATCTAATGAAACAAATGAAAAAGGCGGACCAAGATTAA
- a CDS encoding exported hypothetical protein (Evidence 5 : Unknown function) has translation MKKNILFVITFLLFVSCSQKTENKTKLKDKVVQNSKYLSQTLLSNYIKEAKSLESANIFFEEPFKDLKFNKVIAYDFDGDEEKYATVFDNKTRIFNPVVLHQKELNKEQIENLISFLIDSKTYGEGIAACFVPHLGIVFYHDNQFVFEVDVCLDCNYLESTIEIPARKTKKIKLEDGSDLYLIGFSKIGKQKIIGLCKELNLDYRNYQ, from the coding sequence ATGAAGAAAAATATCCTCTTCGTTATTACTTTTTTACTTTTTGTTTCTTGCTCTCAAAAAACAGAAAATAAGACAAAGTTGAAAGACAAAGTAGTGCAAAACTCAAAATATCTTTCACAAACCCTACTTTCAAATTATATAAAAGAAGCAAAGTCATTAGAATCAGCAAATATTTTTTTTGAAGAACCATTTAAAGATTTAAAGTTCAATAAAGTAATTGCTTACGATTTTGATGGTGATGAAGAAAAATACGCCACTGTGTTTGATAATAAAACAAGAATATTTAACCCTGTAGTTTTGCATCAAAAAGAATTAAACAAAGAACAAATAGAAAATCTTATCTCTTTTTTAATAGATAGTAAAACGTATGGTGAGGGAATTGCAGCTTGTTTTGTTCCTCATTTAGGAATTGTTTTTTATCACGATAATCAATTTGTTTTCGAAGTGGATGTTTGCCTGGATTGCAATTATTTAGAATCGACAATAGAAATTCCGGCAAGAAAAACCAAGAAAATAAAATTAGAAGACGGTTCCGATTTATATCTGATTGGTTTTAGTAAAATAGGAAAACAAAAAATAATTGGCTTATGTAAGGAACTTAATTTAGATTATAGAAATTATCAATAA